Within the Pseudomonas guangdongensis genome, the region CCGGAGGCCCGGGCATTGGCCTCGCCGCTGGGGAATTCCTCGGGCTGCACCAGCACCAGTTTCGACAGGCCCATGTTCTTCATGGCCCGCGCCGTCCCGCCGATGTTGCCCGGATGGCTGGTATTGACCAGCACCACGCGAATCCTGTCGAGCACGCACGCTCTCCCGAGTCTGGAAAAAAGGAACGCGATGTTACCCAAGCGCCGGGCACCGCGCCATGCCGGCCTACGCCCGGCGCGGCATCCTCGTTATACTGCGCCGTTTTCCGATCAGCTGCCGCAAGGGTCCCGCCGCGCATGGACAAGACCTACCAACCCCACGACATCGAATCCCGCTGGTACGCAGAGTGGGAGGCGAAGAACTACTTCGCGCCGCAAGGCTCCGGCGAGTCCTACACCATCGCCCTGCCGCCGCCGAACGTCACCGGCAGCCTGCACATGGGCCACGGCTTCAACAACGCGATCATGGACGCGCTGATCCGCTTCCGCCGCATGCAGGGCCGCAACACCCTGTGGCAGCCGGGTACCGACCACGCCGGCATCGCCACCCAAATGGTGGTGGAGCGCCAGTTGGCCGCGCAGAACCTGTCGCGCCATGACCTCGGCCGCGAGAGGTTCCTGGAGAAGGTCTGGGAGTGGAAGGAAGAGTCCGGCGGCACCATCACTCGGCAGATCCGTCGCCTCGGCTCCTCGGTGGACTGGTCGCGCGAGCGCTTCACCATGGACGAGGGCCTCTCCGAGGCGGTCAAGGAAGCCTTCGTGCGCCTGCACGAGGACGGCCTGATCTATCGCGGCAAGCGCCTGGTCAACTGGGACACCAAGCTGCACACGGCGATCTCCGATCTGGAAGTGGAGAACCACGACGAGAAGGGCTCGCTGTGGAACCTGCGCTACCCGCTGGCCGACGGAGAGAAGACTGCCGAGGGCCTCGACTACCTGATCGTCGCCACCACCCGCCCGGAAACCATGCTCGGCGACAGCGCCGTGGCGGTGAACCCCAATGACGAGCGTTACCAGGCGCTGATCGGCAAGTTCGTCGAGCTGCCGCTGGTCGGCCGGCGCATCCCGATCATCGGCGACGACTACTGCGACCCCGAGTTCGGTACCGGCTGCGTGAAGATCACCCCGGCCCACGACTTCAACGACTACGAAGTCGGCAAGCGCCACAACCTGCCGCTGATCAACATCCTCGACAAGGATGCGGCGATCCTCGCCAAAGCCCAGGTGTTCAACCTCGACGGCAGCGTCAACAGCGAGCTGGACGCCAGCCTGCCGGCGCAGTTCGCAGGATTGGACCGTTTCGAGGCGCGCAAGCAGATCGTCGCCGCCTTCGACGCCCTCGGCCTGCTCGAGAAGATCGACGACCACGCGCTGAAAGTGCCCAAGGGCGACCGCTCCGGCACCGTGATCGAGCCGTGGCTGACCGACCAGTGGTACGTCTCCACCAAGCCGCTGGCCGAGAAGGCCATCGCCGCCGTGGAGGACGGCTCGATCCAGTTCGTGCCCAAGCAGTACGAGAACATGTACTTCAGCTGGATGCGCGACATCCAGGACTGGTGCATCAGCCGCCAGCTGTGGTGGGGCCACCGCATTCCGGCCTGGTACGACGAGGCCGGCAACGTCTACGTCGGCCGCGACGAGGCCGAGGTGCGCACCAAGCACAACCTGGGCGACATCGCCCTGCGTCAGGACGACGACGTGCTGGACACCTGGTTCAGCTCGGGCCTGTGGACCTTCTCCACCCTCGGCTGGCCGGAGCAGACCGACTTCCTCAAGACCTTCCACCCCACCGACGTGCTGGTCACCGGCTTCGACATCATCTTCTTCTGGGTCGCCCGGATGATCATGATGAGCCTGCACCTGACCGGGCAGATCCCGTTCAAGACCGTCTACGTGCATGGTCTGGTGCGCGACGGCCAGGGCCACAAGATGTCCAAGTCCAAGGGCAACGTGCTCGACCCGCTGGACATCGTCGACGGCATCGACCTGGAAACCCTGGTGGCCAAGCGCACCAGCGGCATGATGCAGCCCAAGCTGGCCGAGAAGATCGCCAAGCAGACCCGCGCCGAGTTCCCCGACGGCATCGCCAGCTACGGCACCGACGCCCTGCGCTTCACCTTCTGCTCGCTGGCCTCCACCGGCCGCGACGTCAAGTTCGACATGGGCCGCGTCGAGGGCTACCGCAACTTCTGCAACAAGCTGTGGAACGCCACCAACTTCGTGCTGGAGAACACCGACGGCAAGGACTGCGGCGCCGACGACGAGGCGGTCGAGCTGTCGCCGGTGGACCGCTGGATCATCTCCGCCCTGCAGCGCTGCGAGCAGGACGTCACCCGCCACCTCGACCAGTTCCGCTTCGACCTCGCCGCCCAGTCGCTCTACGAGTTCGTCTGGGACGAGTACTGCGCCTGGTACCTCGAGCTGGTCAAGCCGGTGCTGTGGGACGAAACCGCTTCCGTCGAGCGCCAGCGCGGCACCCGCCGCACCCTGGTGCGCGTGCTGGAAGTCATCCTGCGCCTGGCCCACCCGTTCATGCCGTTCATCACCGAGGAGATCTGGCAGCGCATCAAGGCCCTGGCCGGCAAGGAAGGCCCGACCCTGATGCTGCAGCCCTGGCCGGTGGCCAATGAGGCGCGCATCGATGCGGCGGCCGAGGCCGACATCGCCTGGGTCAAGGACTTCATGCTCGGCGTGCGGCAGATCCGCGGCGAGATGAAGATCTCCAT harbors:
- a CDS encoding valine--tRNA ligase, yielding MDKTYQPHDIESRWYAEWEAKNYFAPQGSGESYTIALPPPNVTGSLHMGHGFNNAIMDALIRFRRMQGRNTLWQPGTDHAGIATQMVVERQLAAQNLSRHDLGRERFLEKVWEWKEESGGTITRQIRRLGSSVDWSRERFTMDEGLSEAVKEAFVRLHEDGLIYRGKRLVNWDTKLHTAISDLEVENHDEKGSLWNLRYPLADGEKTAEGLDYLIVATTRPETMLGDSAVAVNPNDERYQALIGKFVELPLVGRRIPIIGDDYCDPEFGTGCVKITPAHDFNDYEVGKRHNLPLINILDKDAAILAKAQVFNLDGSVNSELDASLPAQFAGLDRFEARKQIVAAFDALGLLEKIDDHALKVPKGDRSGTVIEPWLTDQWYVSTKPLAEKAIAAVEDGSIQFVPKQYENMYFSWMRDIQDWCISRQLWWGHRIPAWYDEAGNVYVGRDEAEVRTKHNLGDIALRQDDDVLDTWFSSGLWTFSTLGWPEQTDFLKTFHPTDVLVTGFDIIFFWVARMIMMSLHLTGQIPFKTVYVHGLVRDGQGHKMSKSKGNVLDPLDIVDGIDLETLVAKRTSGMMQPKLAEKIAKQTRAEFPDGIASYGTDALRFTFCSLASTGRDVKFDMGRVEGYRNFCNKLWNATNFVLENTDGKDCGADDEAVELSPVDRWIISALQRCEQDVTRHLDQFRFDLAAQSLYEFVWDEYCAWYLELVKPVLWDETASVERQRGTRRTLVRVLEVILRLAHPFMPFITEEIWQRIKALAGKEGPTLMLQPWPVANEARIDAAAEADIAWVKDFMLGVRQIRGEMKISMAKRIDVVLANASDSDQRRLAAFEPLIAKLAKLESVRVLAASEEAPLAATALVGEMEVLVPMAGLIDKDAELARLDKELARLEGEVKRVGGKLANEGFVAKAPAEVLDKERAKLAEAEQALAKLAEQRARIAAL